One Asterias rubens chromosome 1, eAstRub1.3, whole genome shotgun sequence genomic region harbors:
- the LOC117304737 gene encoding arylsulfatase-like, producing MAGKLVCFLVLWFKLTVGLRQALDKPNIIIFLADDMGYGDLSSYGHPSQEFGPVDQMGREGMRFTQWYSAALFCTPSRGAMLTGRYPVRIGLYSTSKQIYLPVFVPASRFGLPKEEVTMAEALRDLGYATGMNGKWHLGINEFNYKDGNHLPMHHGFDFVGTTLPFSLVWRCDNTKKLLPIPDRPFCFLYSNDTIRQQPFNPHNLTSTLLLEAKSFVYNHQDEPFFFYFSFPQTHSNLFSSEDFKNSSRRGPYGDNVNEMSWAVGEMLKLLRELNLERNTLAIFLSDHGPEREMCKEGGSADPLKGWKGTSWDGGVRVPAIAWWPGTLPADVTNHEVISSMDLFNTAIDLAGGTPPTDRVIDGRSLKEVLLQGGKTPRETLFHYCGKHMMAVRYRQYKVHYHTQNLLTANELSEFCGPTSIPDKKGRNFCMDCGGTCVTTHDPPLIFNMDQDPKEEYPLDPQEYKDLLEDVERLLSEHKATMVMGKPLLNDLDKSLSPCCNPPYCWCNYSPVHTTGKI from the exons ATGGCTGGTAAACTTGTGTGCTTCCTTGTCTTATGGTTCAAGCTGACTGTAGGGTTGCGTCAAGCTCTGGACAAGCCTAACATTATTATCTTCCTAGCAGATGACATGGG ATATGGAGACTTATCATCCTACGGTCATCCAAGTCAAGAGTTTGGTCCAGTGGATCAGATGGGACGTGAGGGCATGAGGTTTACTCAGTGGTACAGTGCAGCATTGTTTTGTACACCAAGCAGGGGAGCAATGCTTACAG GCAGGTACCCAGTCCGCATTGGTCTCTATTCCACGAGCAAGCAAATTTATCTTCCGGTTTTTGTTCCAGCATCAAGGTTTGGATTGCCTAAAGAGGAAGTCACGATGGCCGAAGCACTGAGGGATTTGGGATATGCAACAGGGATGAATGGCAAGTGGCATCTAG GTATCAATGAATTTAACTACAAAGATGGAAATCATTTACCGATGCATCATGGCTTTGACTTTGTGGGCACGACACTGCCATTCAGTCTTGTGTGGAGATGTGATAACACAAAG AAATTGTTGCCCATCCCAGATAGACCTTTCTGTTTCCTCTACTCCAATGATACAATAAGACAGCAACCCTTCAATCCACACAACCTGACGTCGACACTCCTTCTTGAGGCCAAGTCCTTCGTCTACAATCATCAAGACGAGCCGTTCTTCTTCTATTTCTCATTCCCGCAGACACACTCAAATCTGTTCAGCTCAGAAGACTTTAAGAATTCTTCCAGGAGAG GTCCGTACGGTGACAATGTAAATGAGATGAGCTGGGCAGTAGGTGAGATGCTTAAGTTACTGAGAGAGTTGAATCTAGAGAGGAACACACTGGCCATCTTCCTGTCCGATCACGGACCTGAACGAGAGATGTGCAAAGAAGGAGGTTCGGCAGATCCTCTCAAAG GATGGAAGGGGACTTCTTGGGATGGTGGTGTACGGGTACCAGCAATAGCCTGGTGGCCCGGTACCCTCCCAGCTGATGTCACCAACCATGAAGTCATCAGCTCCATGGATCTCTTCAACACAGCAATAGACCTTGCCGGAGGCACCCCGCCCACAGATCGTGTAATAGATGGGCGGAGCCTTAAGGAGGTGTTACTACAGGGGGGCAAAACACCTCGCGAGACCCTCTTCCATTATTGCGGGAAGCACATGATGGCGGTGCGGTACCGTCAATACAAAGTACACTACCACACCCAGAACTTATTAACAGCCAACGAATTGTCCGAGTTCTGCGGACCAACGAGTATACCGGATAAGAAGGGCAGAAATTTCTGCATGGACTGCGGGGGCACTTGTGTTACAACTCATGACCCTCCGCTGATTTTCAATATGGACCAGGATCCCAAAGAGGAATACCCACTGGATCCACAGGAGTATAAAGACCTGTTAGAAGATGTAGAGAGATTGCTGTCTGAACATAAAGCAACAATGGTTATGGGGAAGCCACTCTTAAACGACCTTGACAAGTCCCTTAGTCCCTGTTGTAACCCACCCTACTGTTGGTGCAATTATAGTCCTGTTCACACAACAGGCAAGATTTAG